The DNA sequence atgctttttctgcatctattgagaggaccatacaattcttatcctttcttttattactgtggtgtatcacactgattgatttgcagatcttgaaccaaccctgcagcccaggaataaatcccacttggtcatggtaaataatccttttaatgtactgttggatcttattagctagtatcttggtaagaatttttacatccatgttcatcagggatattggtctgtaattctttttagtggggtctttgtctggtttggggatcaaggtaatgctggcctcatagaaagagtttgaaagttttccttccatttttattttttgaaacagcttcagaagaataggtattaattcttccttaaatgtttggtagaatgacCCTGGGAAGCCAATTAGCTCAAGACTcggtttgttgggagatttttgattactgattcaattctttgctgattatgggtctgttcaggttttctgtttcttcctgttttagtttgGTAGTtcatatatttctaggaatttattgatttcttccaggttgcctaATTTATTGGTATATAATTGCTCAtactattctcttataattgtatttcttcagtaattatttctttaatccaTTAATAATTTGTTAAAAGTGTTTGATAGCAAAAATGATATAATGGACTAAGTAGagaagttcttttattttctgaaaggtaaCAAAGCATAAGACCtgataaattcctttttaaaaagactttcagAAGATCTATAGAACCTGCAAACCCTCCCACAAAGAAAATGTGAACACAGAGATGCAAGGCAATTTTACCTTGTATTTTTGGCATCACCATCATGATGTTTCATGAAAATAAGCAGTGCCATGAGGTTAGTTAAAATGCCCACTGTATTCACttactgttatttcttttctaagcAATCAAGTTGAAGAAAAGTTTTCACTACTTAAAGAGGTATCTGCAAACTGTATTTATTCAACCATCCCCATGGGATTTTCCCTTAGTAAATCTGCTACTCAGGTATCTGCTATGCACATGGATTCAAAAGTGGATGATCATTTGATGCAAGGAACTGAGAAAAGCAAGTTGGAACCAGTGACTCGATTATTTCAAAACACCAAGAAAATCAGATTAGAAGACACAAACCAAGAAAACTTTACAACAAGTAAAGAGATTGGCTCAGGCTCTCTTTCAGAGAAAACCTCGGGTTCTGTGGTATATGTTAAAGAAAGTGATGGAATAGAAATGACAGATGTGGAATGAAGTTATTTGTACATACTACCAAAGAAACCAGAATTTGCTTTTGACTAAGAGTGCATGTTGAATGAGAACTTAACTTTATTAGCAAAACCTAATGAAGGAAGACAATTGCTTATTTTTCACTATTCACGAATCACATTAGGCTGCACTTTTttgatacataatttaaaaagttaatgtcttaggggaaaaaaaactttccaaaacTCAAGGCAAAATTCTCTGGTATTACATtctatctttgtcaaaaatcagaatttttggaATAAGAGTATTTAAATGgtaccaaaatattttaattataatgtatttCTTTAACAAGTGATCAAAAAACAGTGCCCAAACAATTTGACATCT is a window from the Meles meles chromosome 16, mMelMel3.1 paternal haplotype, whole genome shotgun sequence genome containing:
- the C16H2orf15 gene encoding uncharacterized protein C2orf15 homolog — protein: MGFSLSKSATQVSAMHMDSKVDDHLMQGTEKSKLEPVTRLFQNTKKIRLEDTNQENFTTSKEIGSGSLSEKTSGSVVYVKESDGIEMTDVE